A genomic stretch from Deltaproteobacteria bacterium includes:
- a CDS encoding aromatic ring-hydroxylating dioxygenase subunit alpha has translation MDGTNFNTQVEASEMLTKEENELMTRVGVGTPAGEMLRRYWWPVAFSDQVKPKAAPTKVTLLAEDFVLFRDGAGKLGLVALHCSHRGTSLEYGRVEDNGLRCCYHGWLWDVRGNCLEQPAEPADSTFKERVKHPAYYAEDSSGLIFAYVGPAPAPLLPRYDLLVRADGCRVVGGGEEFCNWLQRAENSADGTHSIALHAAGYPNMAMKRPTIKWEPSPCGIKETTWVEGVTKPRISHYIFPSHIRHSAARIDEQPRQVIRFRVPKDDYTTHTFYIDFYPHKDGKPTRPELLHVRNFRKSEPGVYTRVQDGWWNLPNREQDRVAQETQGVIADRTKEHLATSDQGILMLRKMLRESIDAVAEGKDPFGVIRDPKNNTSITFDSSRDAVEALN, from the coding sequence ATGGACGGAACGAATTTCAACACACAGGTAGAGGCAAGTGAAATGTTGACTAAAGAAGAAAACGAACTAATGACGCGCGTCGGGGTGGGAACGCCGGCGGGGGAGATGCTGCGGCGCTACTGGTGGCCGGTGGCGTTTTCGGATCAGGTGAAGCCCAAGGCCGCGCCGACCAAAGTCACGCTGCTCGCCGAGGATTTCGTGCTGTTTCGCGACGGCGCGGGGAAGTTGGGTTTGGTGGCGTTGCACTGTTCGCACCGTGGCACTTCTTTGGAATATGGCCGTGTCGAAGACAATGGGCTGCGTTGTTGCTATCACGGTTGGCTCTGGGATGTGCGCGGCAATTGTCTTGAGCAGCCAGCGGAGCCCGCCGATAGCACGTTCAAAGAGCGGGTGAAGCATCCGGCTTATTACGCGGAAGACTCCAGCGGTTTGATCTTCGCTTACGTCGGGCCGGCGCCGGCGCCGCTGTTGCCGCGTTACGATTTGTTGGTGCGCGCCGACGGCTGCCGCGTGGTCGGCGGTGGCGAAGAGTTTTGCAATTGGCTCCAGCGCGCGGAAAATTCCGCCGACGGTACCCATTCCATCGCGCTCCACGCCGCCGGTTATCCGAACATGGCGATGAAGCGACCGACGATCAAGTGGGAGCCGTCGCCCTGCGGTATCAAAGAGACCACTTGGGTCGAAGGCGTCACCAAGCCGCGCATCTCGCATTATATTTTCCCTTCGCATATTCGCCATTCCGCTGCTCGAATTGACGAGCAGCCGCGCCAAGTAATTCGCTTTCGCGTGCCCAAGGACGACTACACGACCCATACTTTTTACATCGACTTCTATCCGCACAAGGACGGCAAGCCGACGCGGCCCGAGCTGCTGCATGTGAGAAATTTTCGTAAAAGCGAACCGGGAGTTTACACGCGGGTGCAAGACGGCTGGTGGAATCTGCCCAATCGTGAGCAGGATCGCGTGGCCCAGGAGACCCAAGGCGTGATCGCCGATCGGACCAAGGAGCATCTGGCGACTTCCGATCAAGGAATTCTCATGCTGCGCAAGATGCTGCGCGAATCCATCGACGCCGTGGCCGAGGGCAAAGATCCCTTCGGCGTGATCCGCGACCCGAAAAACAATACGTCGATCACGTTCGATTCGAGCCGCGACGCGGTGGAAGCGCTTAACTGA
- a CDS encoding extracellular solute-binding protein: protein MIRWLFIPILLLSAQIQLADAQKLEQIVAEAKKEGEVTLVASASTFGGKKGFADLEALFAKRYGFKGKLNLVGGPSFPQMAARIITEQKAGTKSSSDLYLGSDGTYVTMHQDKALLSVNWSATFPWVSKAMEIFPQESVLVYDSFHGIIYNSNVIPKDKAPKNYDDLIDPALSPTWAGKMAIPAYIHWLIRVSPFWGKEKALSFARKLAPLIGGRLRQGEEERIVSGEFPIMASTGGPLEAMWKWQAKGAPLVGLPGSSPASCSYYQLGVPKNSVHPNMAKLFVAFMATREAQSVLEKQDYRSSHLVDGTLMAKYVKDNKIKMQDPKQLNEVFQKEDTAFEEELNKILLK, encoded by the coding sequence ATGATTCGTTGGCTGTTCATTCCGATTTTATTATTGAGCGCGCAGATTCAATTGGCCGATGCTCAGAAACTCGAACAGATCGTCGCCGAGGCCAAGAAGGAAGGCGAAGTGACGTTGGTCGCGAGCGCGTCGACTTTCGGCGGTAAGAAAGGTTTCGCCGATCTGGAAGCGCTGTTCGCCAAACGTTACGGCTTCAAGGGTAAACTCAACTTGGTTGGCGGGCCGAGCTTTCCGCAGATGGCGGCGCGGATTATCACCGAGCAGAAGGCCGGCACCAAGTCGTCCAGCGATTTGTATCTTGGCTCCGACGGCACTTACGTGACCATGCATCAAGACAAGGCGCTACTGAGCGTCAATTGGTCCGCGACGTTTCCGTGGGTCAGTAAGGCGATGGAAATATTCCCTCAGGAGTCGGTGCTGGTCTACGACTCGTTTCACGGTATTATCTACAACTCCAACGTCATACCGAAAGACAAGGCGCCGAAGAATTATGACGACTTGATCGATCCGGCATTGTCTCCGACTTGGGCCGGTAAGATGGCGATCCCGGCCTATATTCATTGGCTGATCCGGGTCTCGCCGTTTTGGGGCAAGGAAAAAGCTTTGAGTTTCGCGCGCAAACTTGCGCCGCTGATCGGCGGCAGGCTGCGTCAGGGTGAAGAGGAGCGCATTGTCAGCGGCGAGTTTCCGATCATGGCGAGTACCGGCGGACCGCTTGAAGCGATGTGGAAGTGGCAAGCCAAAGGCGCGCCTTTAGTTGGCTTGCCGGGATCGTCGCCGGCGAGCTGTTCTTATTATCAATTGGGCGTGCCGAAAAATTCCGTCCATCCGAACATGGCGAAATTATTCGTCGCGTTCATGGCCACCCGGGAAGCGCAAAGCGTGCTGGAGAAGCAGGATTATCGTAGCTCGCATTTAGTCGACGGCACCTTGATGGCGAAGTACGT
- a CDS encoding extracellular solute-binding protein has product MKDKGGWMKFFRAIVVGQIFFAVNFALPLPAAETLKQLVEGAKKESELTFIAGAQTFGGLKTLNLLEAAFNKRFGLTMKIRFAAGPEMNSMAARTITELKSGTKPSSDIYHGSQSHVSLLHKEKALEQVNYSAIFPWITKPMEIFPNEGVLIFTSLRGIIYNSKIIPKDKAPKSYEDLVDPKLSATWAGKMAIPPYVSWLVELSMVWSEERVKAFTKKLVALSGGRLRYSEEERVVSGEFPIAANMGGATEQMWQWQAKGAPLVAVMGSTPVLPSYFQLAVPRNSAHPNLAKLFVGFMASKEAQAILEKQDFRTSHLVEGTIMNKYLKQSRVQLQEAQDSINFYLQGEDSGLEFKEELTKMLKQ; this is encoded by the coding sequence ATGAAGGATAAGGGCGGATGGATGAAGTTTTTTAGAGCGATTGTCGTTGGACAAATTTTCTTCGCAGTGAATTTCGCGTTGCCATTGCCAGCGGCGGAGACGCTCAAGCAATTGGTTGAGGGAGCTAAGAAGGAATCGGAGCTGACCTTTATCGCCGGGGCGCAGACCTTTGGCGGTTTGAAAACCCTCAATCTGCTCGAAGCGGCGTTCAACAAACGATTCGGGCTCACAATGAAAATCCGCTTCGCCGCCGGGCCGGAGATGAATTCCATGGCCGCGCGGACGATCACCGAACTCAAAAGCGGCACCAAGCCGTCGAGCGATATTTATCACGGCTCGCAATCGCATGTGTCGCTGTTGCACAAAGAGAAAGCGCTGGAGCAAGTAAACTATTCGGCGATCTTTCCTTGGATCACTAAGCCGATGGAAATATTTCCCAATGAAGGAGTGCTGATTTTTACTTCGCTGCGCGGCATCATTTACAACTCGAAGATTATTCCCAAAGACAAAGCGCCGAAGAGTTATGAAGACTTGGTCGATCCCAAGCTGAGCGCGACCTGGGCGGGCAAGATGGCGATCCCGCCTTACGTGTCGTGGTTGGTCGAGCTGTCGATGGTTTGGAGTGAAGAGCGGGTAAAAGCTTTTACCAAGAAATTGGTCGCGCTGAGCGGCGGGCGACTGCGCTATAGTGAAGAGGAGCGAGTCGTCAGCGGCGAATTTCCCATCGCCGCCAACATGGGCGGTGCGACGGAGCAAATGTGGCAGTGGCAAGCCAAAGGCGCGCCGTTGGTCGCGGTGATGGGTTCGACGCCGGTGCTGCCGTCTTATTTTCAACTGGCGGTGCCGCGCAATTCGGCTCATCCCAATTTAGCCAAGCTCTTCGTCGGCTTCATGGCGTCGAAGGAAGCCCAAGCGATCTTGGAGAAGCAAGACTTTCGCACCTCGCATCTGGTTGAAGGCACGATCATGAACAAGTATTTGAAACAGAGTCGGGTGCAGTTGCAGGAGGCGCAGGATTCGATCAATTTCTACTTGCAGGGCGAGGATAGCGGCTTGGAGTTTAAAGAAGAGCTGACGAAGATGCTCAAACAGTAG